Below is a window of Roseomonas haemaphysalidis DNA.
TTTCCGCGGCACCTGTCAGCGCGGCATCTATGACAACATGCGTACAGCCGTCGACGTCGTCGGGGTTGGGCGCGAGCGACAGTTCAATCGCCGGTTCCTGCAGATGTGCAGCCACTACCTGGTCGAGCCAACGGCCTGCACACCGGCCTCGGGCTGGGAGAAAGGTCAGGTGGAGAACCAGGTCGGCCTGGTGCGAAACCGGTTCTTTAAACCACGCCTGAAGTTCGCCTCGCTGCATGACATGAATGGCTGGCTACTCGAGCAATGCGTGCTTTACGCCCGCAGCCACCCGCATCCCGAGCGCCGCGACTGCCCGGTGTGGGAGATGTTCGAGCAGGAGCGTCCGGCCCTGGTGCCCTATGTCGGGACGTTCGACGGGTTCAACGCCCGCACCTCAGCTGTCTCCAAAACCTGCCTCGTGGCCTATGACAAGAACCGCTACTCGGTGATGGCGCAGGCGGTCGGGCGGCCGGTCGAGGTGCATGCCTATGCCGAGCGGATCCTGATCCGCCAGGACGGACAGGTGGTCGGCGAGCATCCGCGCTGCTTTGGCCGCGAGCAGATCGTCTACGATCCCTGGCATTACGTGCCGGTGCTGGCGCGCAAGCCCGGTGCGCTGCGCAATGGTGCCCCGTTCAAGGGTTGGGTGCTGCCCGGCGCTCTGGGCCGTGTGCAGGGGCGGCTGCGTGGCAGCGCGGATGGCGACCGGCAGATGGTGGCCATCCTGCAGGCTGTATCCCTGGACGGTCTGCCCGCCGTGGAGGCCGCCTGCGCCGAGGCGCTCGCGGCAGGCCTGTGCAGCAGCGATGTGGTGTTGAACGCCCTGTCGCGCCAG
It encodes the following:
- the istA gene encoding IS21 family transposase — its product is MLTVDMMARVRRAHFVDGKSIKQITRELGLARNTVRRVLRSGETAFTYERQVQPRPKLGAWTQLLEQRLSANERLPSRERLDLIRVFEDLQQQGFTGGYDTVRRYARARQRQRGTATSDAYIPLSFEPGEAYQFDWSQEVVVLHGATVAVRVAQMRLCHSRMLFVRAYPRESQEMVFDAHDKAFAFFRGTCQRGIYDNMRTAVDVVGVGRERQFNRRFLQMCSHYLVEPTACTPASGWEKGQVENQVGLVRNRFFKPRLKFASLHDMNGWLLEQCVLYARSHPHPERRDCPVWEMFEQERPALVPYVGTFDGFNARTSAVSKTCLVAYDKNRYSVMAQAVGRPVEVHAYAERILIRQDGQVVGEHPRCFGREQIVYDPWHYVPVLARKPGALRNGAPFKGWVLPGALGRVQGRLRGSADGDRQMVAILQAVSLDGLPAVEAACAEALAAGLCSSDVVLNALSRQRPATTPPDIATPDALRLRHEPIADCARYDTLRSQSHGTTSGAGADERAQAG